The Quadrisphaera sp. DSM 44207 genome window below encodes:
- a CDS encoding glycerate kinase: protein MRVLVAPDGFTGTLTASQAARAMARGWSAARPGDEVELCPLSDGGPGFVEVLASVLGGRLLHVGASGPLGDPVRAPVLLVDAGGQRTAYVESALACGSALVPADRRDALAASTTGVGELLAAALEAGARRVVVGLGGSGTTDGGAGVLAALGAGDPDRLGRGGGALAGVEAGDLAGLRDVRARWADVDLVAASDVDVPLLGPRGAARGFGPQKGAGPAQVEALEAALADLVRAAEGALGPAARALAERPGSGAAGGLGYALALLGGRREGGARAVAGAVRLPERARGAGALLTGEGSLDWQSLHGKVVAEVARCGGEAGVPVVAVAGQVRLEPEQARAAGLAAAAAVAERPEDVPAALADPAGTLAARVRRLAAGWGA, encoded by the coding sequence CCCCCGACGGCTTCACCGGCACCCTGACCGCCTCGCAGGCGGCGCGGGCCATGGCGCGGGGGTGGTCGGCCGCCCGCCCCGGCGACGAGGTCGAGCTGTGCCCGCTGTCCGACGGCGGCCCGGGGTTCGTCGAGGTGCTGGCCTCCGTGCTCGGCGGACGGCTGCTGCACGTCGGGGCGAGCGGCCCGCTCGGGGACCCCGTGCGCGCGCCCGTCCTCCTCGTCGACGCGGGTGGGCAGCGCACGGCGTACGTCGAGTCCGCGCTCGCGTGCGGCTCCGCGCTGGTGCCCGCCGACCGCCGGGACGCGCTGGCGGCGTCGACGACCGGCGTGGGCGAGCTGCTGGCGGCCGCGCTGGAGGCCGGCGCCCGCCGCGTCGTGGTGGGCCTGGGCGGCTCGGGCACCACCGACGGCGGCGCCGGGGTACTCGCGGCCCTGGGCGCGGGCGACCCCGACCGGCTGGGCCGCGGCGGCGGGGCGCTGGCCGGGGTGGAGGCCGGCGACCTCGCCGGCCTGCGGGACGTGCGCGCCCGCTGGGCCGACGTGGACCTCGTCGCCGCCTCCGACGTCGACGTCCCCCTGCTCGGCCCGCGCGGCGCGGCGCGCGGCTTCGGGCCGCAGAAGGGCGCCGGCCCCGCGCAGGTGGAGGCGCTCGAGGCCGCGCTCGCCGACCTGGTGCGGGCCGCGGAGGGCGCGCTCGGGCCGGCGGCGCGAGCGCTGGCGGAGCGGCCCGGCTCCGGCGCGGCCGGCGGCCTCGGGTACGCCCTGGCGCTGCTGGGCGGACGCCGCGAGGGCGGCGCGCGCGCCGTGGCCGGCGCCGTGCGGCTGCCCGAGCGCGCCCGCGGCGCCGGGGCCCTGCTGACGGGGGAGGGGAGCCTGGACTGGCAGTCCCTGCACGGCAAGGTCGTCGCCGAGGTGGCCCGCTGCGGCGGCGAGGCCGGGGTCCCCGTGGTCGCCGTGGCCGGCCAGGTGCGGCTGGAGCCGGAGCAGGCCCGGGCCGCGGGCCTGGCCGCCGCGGCCGCCGTCGCCGAGCGCCCCGAGGACGTGCCGGCCGCGCTGGCCGACCCCGCCGGCACGCTGGCCGCGCGGGTGCGCCGGCTGGCGGCGGGCTGGGGGGCGTGA
- the erpA gene encoding iron-sulfur cluster insertion protein ErpA: MTDTTQIAQPTAPAVEAEETHGVELTDVAAAKVKSLLEQEGRDDLRLRVAVQPGGCSGLIYQLYFDERFLDGDATRDFDGVEVIVDKMSRPYLDGASIDFADSIEKQGFTIDNPNAGSSCACGDSFS, translated from the coding sequence ATGACCGACACCACCCAGATCGCCCAGCCGACCGCCCCGGCGGTCGAGGCCGAGGAGACCCACGGCGTCGAGCTGACCGACGTCGCCGCCGCCAAGGTCAAGAGCCTGCTCGAGCAGGAGGGCCGCGACGACCTGCGCCTGCGCGTGGCGGTGCAGCCCGGCGGCTGCTCCGGGCTGATCTACCAGCTGTACTTCGACGAGCGCTTCCTCGACGGCGACGCGACCCGCGACTTCGACGGCGTCGAGGTCATCGTCGACAAGATGAGCCGCCCGTACCTCGACGGCGCCTCCATCGACTTCGCCGACAGCATCGAGAAGCAGGGCTTCACCATCGACAACCCCAACGCGGGCAGCAGCTGCGCCTGCGGCGACTCCTTCTCCTGA
- the aat gene encoding leucyl/phenylalanyl-tRNA--protein transferase, with product MGRPAGPPSEPPPSPWARGLAAARSRLLAAGAPGEEVAGAGADLEPGTLLAAYRLGLFPMGLGDGGADPLGWWCPDPRGVLPLDALRVSRSLRRSAARFEVRLDTAFDAVVQACADPSRPGRWITPAVARAYGRLHRAGWAHSVETWRDGRLLGGLYGVAVGGLFAGESMFSRASDASKAALVALVGLLREDGEPRRLLDVQWRTDHLASLGVVEVPRAEYLRRLEAALPLPLPPAWGGPPRARDQGG from the coding sequence GTGGGGCGTCCGGCGGGCCCCCCGAGCGAGCCGCCGCCGTCCCCCTGGGCCAGGGGGCTGGCTGCGGCTCGCTCGCGTCTGCTGGCGGCGGGCGCACCGGGGGAGGAGGTCGCGGGCGCCGGGGCCGACCTGGAGCCGGGCACGCTGCTGGCCGCCTACCGCCTGGGCCTGTTCCCCATGGGCCTGGGCGACGGCGGCGCGGACCCGCTCGGCTGGTGGTGCCCCGACCCGCGCGGCGTCCTGCCGCTGGACGCGCTGCGCGTCTCCCGCTCCCTGCGCCGCTCGGCCGCCCGCTTCGAGGTGCGCCTGGACACCGCCTTCGACGCCGTCGTGCAGGCCTGCGCCGACCCCTCCCGCCCGGGCCGGTGGATCACCCCGGCCGTCGCCCGCGCCTACGGCCGCCTGCACCGGGCGGGGTGGGCGCACTCCGTCGAGACCTGGCGCGACGGGCGGCTGCTCGGCGGGCTCTACGGGGTGGCGGTCGGCGGCCTGTTCGCCGGGGAGTCGATGTTCTCCCGCGCCTCCGACGCCTCCAAGGCGGCCCTGGTGGCCCTGGTGGGCCTGCTGCGCGAGGACGGCGAGCCGCGGCGGCTCCTGGACGTGCAGTGGCGCACGGACCACCTGGCCTCGCTCGGCGTGGTGGAGGTCCCGCGCGCCGAGTACCTGCGCCGCCTCGAGGCGGCGCTGCCGCTGCCGCTGCCGCCCGCCTGGGGCGGGCCGCCGCGGGCCCGCGACCAGGGCGGGTGA